The proteins below are encoded in one region of Micromonospora pisi:
- a CDS encoding glycoside hydrolase family 48 protein: MKLIARRRRVAILATGVLAALGVVVAPGAAQAAPACDVVYATNDWNNGFSASVTIRNTGDPVNGWTLRFAFPGNQRVTQGWSANWTQSGNQVTATSMSWNGNLATGASTNIGFNGSFSGTNAKPTSFSVNGVTCGGTSTPQPPTVSLSVPAGPFVAPADVPLTATASDPDGTIARVEFYRNGLLVNTDTTAPYSYLLEDQPAGSYTVQARAYDNANLTATAERAFTVTPGSGPVLVATPTSVNVTEGSTASVNLRLSAAPSGNVPVTIARTGDTDVTVTPASATLTTANWNTGVNLAVAAAEDTDTAGGTATLTASATGYAPLSIVATEIDNDTPGGGDNIYTARFLEQYGKIKNSGYFSPEGVPYHSIETLIVEAPDHGHETTSEAFSFWIWLEAQYGRATQNWAPFNNAWTVMERYIIPSHNDQATAGVAGTPQYAAEYNLPSQYPSQLQPSVPVGTDPLRNELQSTYGTGDIYGMHWLLDVDNTYGFGRCGDGTTRPAYINTFQRGPQESVWETVPQPSCDTFAHGGPNGYLDISIGDPNSPAKQWKYTNAPDADARAIQAAYWALTWAKEQGKQADVAATVTKAAKMGDYLRYAMFDKYFKKIGNCVGASTCPAGTGKDSAHYLLSWYYAWGGATDPAAGWSWRIGSSHNHFGYQNPFTAWALTNVPELRPRSATAVADWTNSMNRQLEFYQWLQSSEGGIAGGATNSWNGSYAQPPSGTPTFYGMFYDDHPVYEDPGSNQWFGMQVWSLQRVAELYYVTGNEKAKAILDKWVPWAIANTTIGTGGNFQIPSDMRWTGAPNTWTNPPTTNNNLHVEVISHGTDVGVGAAYARTLMWYAAKSGNAAAKNTAKGLLDAMYAHAEPKGISTTETRADYQRFDDVYNASTGQGLYLPPNWSGEMPNGDAIAPGKSFVDIRSFYRDDPDWPKVQAYLDGGAAPSFNYHRFWAQSDIAMAFADFGNLFPNG; the protein is encoded by the coding sequence ATGAAACTCATCGCAAGAAGACGCCGGGTGGCGATCCTCGCCACCGGTGTGCTTGCAGCGCTCGGCGTGGTCGTCGCTCCCGGCGCCGCCCAGGCGGCCCCGGCCTGCGACGTGGTCTACGCGACCAATGACTGGAACAACGGGTTCTCCGCCAGCGTCACGATCCGCAACACCGGCGACCCGGTCAACGGCTGGACCCTGCGCTTCGCCTTCCCCGGCAACCAGCGGGTCACCCAGGGCTGGTCGGCCAACTGGACCCAGTCGGGCAACCAGGTGACCGCCACCAGCATGTCCTGGAACGGCAACCTGGCCACCGGCGCCTCCACCAACATCGGTTTCAACGGTTCCTTCTCCGGCACCAACGCCAAGCCCACCTCGTTCTCGGTCAACGGGGTGACCTGTGGCGGCACCAGTACGCCCCAGCCGCCGACGGTGAGCCTGAGCGTCCCGGCCGGCCCGTTCGTGGCCCCGGCCGACGTGCCGCTCACCGCCACCGCGAGCGACCCGGACGGCACCATCGCCCGGGTCGAGTTCTACCGCAACGGGCTGCTGGTGAACACCGACACCACGGCGCCGTACAGCTATCTGCTGGAGGACCAGCCGGCCGGCAGCTACACCGTCCAGGCCCGGGCGTACGACAACGCGAACCTGACCGCGACGGCGGAACGGGCCTTCACCGTCACCCCCGGCAGCGGGCCGGTGCTGGTGGCGACCCCGACCTCGGTAAACGTCACCGAGGGGAGCACCGCCTCGGTGAACCTGCGGCTGAGCGCCGCGCCGTCGGGCAACGTACCGGTCACCATCGCCCGTACCGGTGACACCGACGTCACCGTGACGCCCGCCTCCGCGACGCTCACCACGGCGAACTGGAACACCGGGGTCAACCTCGCCGTGGCCGCGGCGGAGGACACCGACACCGCCGGTGGCACCGCCACCCTCACCGCCTCCGCCACCGGTTACGCCCCACTGTCGATCGTCGCCACCGAGATCGACAACGACACACCGGGTGGCGGCGACAACATCTACACCGCGCGCTTCCTGGAGCAGTACGGCAAGATCAAGAACTCGGGCTACTTCAGCCCCGAGGGCGTGCCGTACCACTCGATCGAGACGCTGATCGTCGAGGCGCCCGACCACGGGCACGAGACCACCTCGGAGGCGTTCAGCTTCTGGATCTGGCTCGAGGCGCAGTACGGCCGCGCCACCCAGAACTGGGCGCCGTTCAACAACGCCTGGACCGTGATGGAGCGCTACATCATCCCGTCGCACAACGACCAGGCGACCGCCGGAGTCGCCGGCACCCCGCAGTACGCGGCCGAGTACAACCTGCCCAGCCAGTACCCGTCGCAGCTTCAGCCGTCGGTACCGGTCGGCACCGACCCGCTGCGCAACGAACTCCAGTCGACGTACGGCACCGGCGACATCTACGGCATGCACTGGCTGCTCGACGTCGACAACACGTACGGCTTCGGCCGCTGCGGCGACGGCACCACCCGTCCGGCGTACATCAACACCTTCCAGCGGGGCCCGCAGGAGTCGGTCTGGGAGACGGTGCCGCAGCCGTCCTGCGACACGTTCGCCCACGGCGGCCCCAACGGCTACCTGGACATCTCCATCGGTGACCCGAACAGCCCGGCCAAGCAGTGGAAGTACACCAACGCCCCGGACGCCGACGCCCGCGCCATCCAGGCCGCGTACTGGGCCCTGACCTGGGCCAAGGAGCAGGGCAAGCAGGCCGACGTGGCGGCCACCGTGACCAAGGCCGCCAAGATGGGCGACTACCTGCGGTACGCCATGTTCGACAAGTACTTCAAGAAGATCGGCAACTGCGTCGGCGCGAGCACCTGCCCGGCCGGCACCGGCAAGGACTCCGCGCACTACCTGCTGTCGTGGTACTACGCCTGGGGCGGCGCCACCGACCCGGCGGCCGGCTGGTCCTGGCGGATCGGCTCCAGCCACAACCACTTCGGCTACCAGAACCCGTTCACCGCCTGGGCGCTGACGAACGTACCGGAGCTGCGGCCCCGCTCGGCGACCGCGGTCGCGGACTGGACCAACAGCATGAACCGGCAGTTGGAGTTCTACCAGTGGTTGCAGTCGTCCGAGGGCGGCATCGCCGGCGGCGCGACGAACAGCTGGAACGGCTCGTACGCCCAGCCGCCGTCGGGTACGCCGACCTTCTACGGCATGTTCTACGACGACCACCCGGTCTACGAGGACCCGGGCAGCAACCAGTGGTTCGGTATGCAGGTCTGGTCCCTGCAACGGGTCGCCGAGTTGTACTACGTGACCGGCAACGAGAAGGCCAAGGCCATCCTGGACAAGTGGGTGCCGTGGGCGATCGCCAACACCACCATCGGCACCGGTGGGAACTTCCAGATCCCGTCCGACATGCGCTGGACCGGCGCCCCGAACACCTGGACCAACCCGCCGACGACCAACAACAACCTGCACGTCGAGGTGATCAGCCACGGCACCGACGTCGGCGTCGGGGCGGCGTACGCCCGGACCCTGATGTGGTACGCGGCCAAGTCCGGCAACGCGGCGGCGAAGAACACCGCCAAGGGCCTGCTCGACGCCATGTACGCGCACGCCGAACCGAAGGGCATCTCGACCACCGAGACCCGGGCCGACTACCAGCGGTTCGACGACGTCTACAACGCCTCCACCGGGCAGGGCCTCTACCTGCCGCCGAACTGGTCCGGGGAGATGCCCAACGGTGACGCGATCGCCCCGGGCAAGAGCTTCGTCGACATCCGCTCGTTCTACCGCGACGACCCGGACTGGCCGAAGGTCCAGGCGTACCTCGACGGTGGGGCGGCACCAAGTTTCAACTACCACCGGTTCTGGGCCCAGTCCGACATCGCGATGGCGTTCGCCGACTTCGGCAACCTCTTCCCGAACGGCTGA
- a CDS encoding GH1 family beta-glucosidase translates to MSVLTRRHLLRRAALSASAATASRVGAGAATTAAVAASAALGGCETGSDPDSDPNRVPDPEHRLGLRFPDGFGWGAATSAYQIEGAAKDDGRGESVWDTFSHTPGRTRGGDTGDVAADHYHRYEADLDLMRELGLRTYRFSISWSRIQADGTGAPNQRGLDFYRRLVDGLLARDIAPMATLFHWDLPQSLQDGGGWESRDVAYRFADYADHVFRALGENVPVWLTINEPKTVVQNGYLHGHHAPGHRDPGAAYLVAHHLQLAHGLAVAALRATGNSSRIGPALNLHPCYPAVEGAEAAAATRLYDGYENRLYLDSIFKGSYPTDVLDDLGPQSRMVRAIHDGDLKIISAPVDLLAVQYYTPIYVTPGGGTEHKWPTSEANWQQIYPDGMYDILTRVHREYGDLPLTITENGLPTPDTLNGDTVDDPGRIAFLRDHMAAAHRAIRDGVPLESYHVWSLMDNFEWAEGYDQRWGLIYVDYPTQRRVLKRSAHWYRRVIADNGV, encoded by the coding sequence ATGTCCGTACTGACCCGGCGCCACCTGCTGCGCCGCGCCGCGCTCTCCGCCAGCGCCGCCACCGCCTCCCGGGTGGGCGCGGGCGCGGCGACAACGGCAGCCGTCGCGGCGAGCGCCGCCCTGGGCGGTTGCGAAACCGGCTCCGACCCCGACTCCGACCCGAACCGGGTGCCAGATCCGGAGCATCGGCTCGGGCTGCGGTTCCCGGACGGTTTCGGCTGGGGCGCGGCAACCTCGGCGTACCAGATCGAGGGAGCGGCCAAGGACGACGGCCGGGGCGAGTCGGTATGGGACACCTTCAGCCACACCCCGGGACGGACCCGGGGCGGGGACACCGGCGACGTCGCCGCCGACCACTACCACCGCTACGAGGCGGATCTCGACCTGATGCGGGAGCTCGGGCTGCGGACGTACCGTTTCTCCATCTCCTGGTCCCGGATCCAGGCCGACGGCACCGGCGCGCCCAACCAACGCGGACTCGATTTCTACCGACGGCTGGTCGACGGGCTGCTGGCCCGCGACATCGCCCCGATGGCCACCCTCTTCCACTGGGACCTGCCCCAGTCGCTGCAGGACGGCGGCGGCTGGGAATCGCGCGACGTCGCCTACCGCTTCGCGGACTACGCCGACCACGTGTTCCGGGCCCTCGGCGAGAACGTACCGGTCTGGCTGACCATCAACGAGCCGAAGACCGTGGTGCAGAACGGCTACCTGCACGGCCACCACGCCCCCGGACACCGCGACCCCGGCGCGGCCTACCTCGTCGCCCACCATCTGCAACTCGCCCACGGACTCGCCGTCGCCGCGCTACGGGCCACCGGCAACAGCAGCCGGATCGGCCCGGCGCTCAACCTGCACCCGTGCTACCCCGCCGTCGAGGGCGCCGAGGCAGCCGCCGCCACCAGGCTCTACGACGGGTACGAGAACCGGCTCTACCTGGACTCGATCTTCAAGGGCAGCTACCCCACCGACGTGCTCGACGACCTCGGCCCACAGAGCCGGATGGTCCGGGCGATCCACGACGGCGACCTGAAAATCATCTCCGCCCCGGTCGACCTGCTCGCGGTGCAGTACTACACCCCGATCTACGTCACGCCCGGCGGTGGCACGGAACACAAATGGCCCACCTCCGAGGCGAACTGGCAGCAGATCTACCCCGACGGAATGTACGACATCCTGACCCGGGTACACCGCGAATACGGCGACCTGCCGCTCACCATCACCGAGAACGGACTGCCCACACCGGACACCCTCAACGGTGACACGGTCGACGACCCGGGCCGGATCGCGTTCCTGCGCGACCACATGGCCGCCGCCCACCGGGCGATCAGGGACGGGGTGCCGCTGGAGAGCTACCACGTCTGGTCGCTGATGGACAACTTCGAATGGGCCGAAGGGTACGACCAACGCTGGGGCCTGATCTACGTCGACTACCCGACCCAACGGCGCGTTCTCAAGCGCAGCGCCCACTGGTACCGGAGGGTCATCGCCGACAACGGTGTCTGA